The Rhodothermaceae bacterium genome contains the following window.
AAAAAAGAATTTGATGTGTTCGTCTTCGGGGCATCGCCGAAGCGGGTAACCACCGATCCGAAGCCGAACAATCGCGGTCACTTCCTCAAGGCAAAGATACCTGTTCCCATGTTAATTGAGCGGATCAAATGCGTCGATTGGCAGGGAAATTCATGTGCTAATGGTGGAGTCTACTGGCTAACAAAATTCGAATTTGCCGAGCAGTATCAAGCCTGCCATGAATCACCGTGAAATTCTAATCGTGCCGGGATTATATTGCAATATCTGCAACCGGCAGATGAGTTGGTGACAGATCGGAAATCTGAAAAATGTTTTCGATCTTCAATCGGAATCCCCGACCCCTTACGGTTACATGAGCAAGTGTTATTATTTAGGGACCACCATAACTGAGTAAGTATCATGAAGCTTCAAAATTCGGCCCTTTGGGCTTTTATCTATCTGGGTCTAATTGGAATGACCCTTCACACTTCCGTGGCAGCGCAAGAGCCGCTTAGGATTATTGCCTTTGGAGGGCATCCAGATGACTGCGAGGTACGTGCTGCTGGGGTCGCCTCTATGTGGGCAGCGATGGGGCATAAGGTCAAATTTGTCTCCGTTACCAATGGAGATATCGGCCATTATGCAATGGCGGGTGGTCCGCTAGCTCTTACACGAAAGGCCGAAATCGAAGACTGCCAGGAAATACTTGGGATCGAAGAATCCATTATGCTTGACAACCATGACGGGGAGCTCATGCCCACGCTGGAGAACCGTAAGACCATTGCTCGATTGATTCGGGACTGGCAGGCGGATATTGTTTTGGGTCCGCGTTCAAATGACTATCATCCAGATCATCGGTATACAGCGATCCTAGTTCAGGATGCCGCATTCATGGTGACCGTTCCCTTTTTCACACCGACGGTTCCACGCGTGGAAAAAAACCCGGTATTCCTGTACTACCATGATCGTTTCCAGCGACCTTATCCTTTTGAGCCGGATATCGCGGTGGACATTGGTCCAGTCGGAGACCAGAAGTATGGTTGTATGGCCGCGCTAAGAAGTCAGTTTTCCGACTGGAATGCATGGCTTGCAGGATATCATGATGAGGTTCCTGAAGACGAAGAGGCTCGTAAGGCTTGGATTCGCGAGCGCTTCCAAGCTCGGGATGCACATGTAGCGGATACTTACAGAGATTTACTCATACAGTATTATGGGGAAGAGCGTGGGAATGCGATCGAATTTGCAGAAGCGTTCGAGATCTCGGAATACGGGAGTCAGCCAACACCGGAGCAGCTCAGAGCACTGTTTCCCTTTTTTGATGAGTAAAAGCAGTCAACAACGCTTATTGAAGGAGTCGTCAGAACGAGTGCTTAAGGCTGGTGTGCGAAGCTGATTTTCACGCGCTCAGAGATTCAATGGTAGGTTCCATGTCCAGGTTAGAATACCAAAACTAGATTGATAATGCAGTTACAAGGAAAGACATTCATCGTCACAGGGTCCGCGGGTGGTATCGGACGATCCATTGCCCGGGCCTGTATTCAAGATGGAGCACAGATACTCCTAGTGGATCGGAATGAAGCCGGGTTGCATGAGACACAGAGCATGTTGGGGCAGCGCAGCAAGGTACATGTCGACGATTTGCTGGATCCAGAATCTGCGTCTCGTATTGTTAAATCTGCGATCGATCATTATGGAGATTTACATGGAATCGTAAATAATGCTGCACTCCTGACGAGGTCAACGATTGAATCGACAACGCCTGAGCTTTTTGATCGGGTAGTGAATGTCAATGCAAAGGCTCCACTCTTGCTCATTAAGGCAGGGTTGAAGTATTTGGCCAAAAGCAAGGGGAGTGTTGTGAATATCGGATCCATCAATGCACACTGCGGAGAGCAGCCACTACTCGCCTACAGCATGTCTAAGGGTGCATTGATGACGATGACGCGCAATCTTGGAGATAGTCTCCATGTACAATATGGTGTTCGGGTGAACCAAGTTAATCCGGGATGGGTATTGACCGAGCACGAATACCAGATCAAGATGGATGATGGATTACCCGAGGATTGGCCGAGTCGTTTACCACATGATATAGCTCCATCTGGAGGGCTCGTTTCACCCGAGACGATTGCCGCAGCCGTTGTTTTTTGGCTCAGTGATCAGTCCCGCCCCGTCAGTGGCTCAGTGATCGACATGGAACAGTATCCAGTCATCGGACGATACCCGGTCAAGGAGGTAACATAAAGCGGGTGAATCCCCTCATATTTTTATGTGATCTTTGCCACTTCAGGGTAGCGTTACGGGGATTTCAAGATTGAGAAATTCTAGCTCTTGGTGATAAAGCATGGAAATCGGATCGGATTCACTGACACTCGCACTCGTCAGTGAAGTCTTCAGCACGGAAGATGAGCTAGTGTCAAGCCTCAAAGCAGCGCGCAGTCAGGGGGCGGACTTGGCCGTCTTGCCCGAATTACCCTTGAATGAGTGGTCTCCGGCCACAAAAAAAGCAAGATTAGAGGATGCCGAAAGTTCAGGTGGCTGGCGGGAAATCATTCAATGCAATGCTGCCCGAAGGGCAGAAATTGCTGTGTTAGGAGGATTGATCCGGGTTACACGTGATGGTCGTCGCATTAACCTTGCATTGCTGATCAGCGCCCAAGGAGCAATCATAGATTCATCAGCGAAACATGTTTTGCCTGATGAAGAAGGATTCTGGGAATGTGACCACTACGAGCCTGTCGCAGATCCCCCACAGGTCATTGAGTTCATGGGTGCGAAGGTTGGGATCCAGATTTGTTCAGACGCCAATCGACCCACCGCAGCTCAACTTCTCGCCGCGCAAGGTGCACATGTGATTCTGGCTCCGCGAGCAACCAGTATATCTTCGTGGAAGCGATGGCGCCTCGCGTACAGGGCCATGGCACTGACCGCCTCTGCCTGGGTGGTGTCCGTATGCCGTCCCCGACCGGAATTCGGTGTAGAAATGGGAGGCCCCTCTCTAGTGGTTGATCCAATGGGAGAGGTTGTATTGGAAACGACGGAGCGTATTGCAACTGTAGTGCTGGATCGGCGTGCAGTCGAAGACGCCCGCCAATCGTATCCCGGCTATCTTGCATGGCCAGCTAAAACGTATATGACCGGCTGGGAAAACATTCTCAGAAGTCAGCAAAAATGACCAATCTGCTTCGCCTACCGGACGGCCAGCTGTCACGATGAAAGTTTCTTTACACTACAATCCGAGCTGCTCGGACTGTGTGCGACAGGCGAAACGCACCGCACGGCTCGACTGGTTGCGGGCGGTGAGCCTGAGAACGGATCGTTCACCTTTAGGGGAGGTTCCGGTAGGCGAAATCGTAGTTGTCGACGAGCAGAGACGCCAAGTGTACACCGGTATCTACGCCACACGCATGGTGTGCCTTAGGATCCCACTATTGTTTCTCTACGGGCTCCTTCTCTACATTCCAGGTATCCGAGACCGGATCGGTGAAGCGAAGCTTGGGTGCAATGGTGACGCGTGTGAATTCTGACATCGCACCTCGCCATTGTTGCTGAGCTGTATGTCGTCATCTAGTTTGTCCTTGGGGCACGCGTCGTGATCCGAAGTGGGCACACGGCGTAGAAATCGAAGGTCCCTCGCTGGAGGTTGATCCACTGGAGTAGGTTGTTTTCGAAATGACAGAGCATATTGCAACCGTGGTGCTGTATCCCGGTTATCTTGCAGAGCTGGCCAAACGTATGTAACTGGCTGGAAGAAAATTCTCGGTAACCAACAAGAACGATCAATCACATGAAAATCAGATTCTTACTGTTCGCTTTCACTTTGATGTTTTTCCCAGGCATCCTAGTAGCACAGAAAGCGAAAATCACCCAGGAACTGGATGCCAGAGCCGATGAATACTTCGATGTGGCTCATCAAATATGGGGGTGGGCAGAATTGGGATATCAGGAGGAGAAAAGTAGTGCCTTGTTGCAGCAGGTACTCGCGAATGAGGGGTTTTCTGTTGAATCAGGTATTGTGGGGATTCCCACAGCTTTTGTGGCAGAGTATGGCAGTGGTACTCCGGTCATTGCTATTCTGGCCGAGTTTGATGCCTTGCCGGGATTATCACAAAAGGCAACGCCGGTTCGAGAGCCATTGGTAAGTGATGGATCAGGACACGCGTGTGGGCATCATTTATTCGGTGCTGCATCTGTCGGTGCTGCGGTAGCAGTCAAGGATTGGTTGGCAGCCAGCGGGCAGAGCGGTACGATTCGGCTTTATGGTACCCCCGCCGAAGAAGGTGGGGCAGGGAAAGTATATCTGGTTAGAGAAGGACTTTTCAACGATGTAGATGCAGTGCTTCACTGGCATCCAAGTGATCGGAATGATGCCAGTCCAGCAACGACACTGGCGAATCGTTCAGCAAAATTTAGATTCTATGGACGCTCTACACACGCGGCGGGAGCCCCTGAGCGGGGTAGAAGTGCACTTGATGGTGTGGAGGCCATGAATATGATGACCAACCTGCTCCGGGAACATGTACCTCAAGAAACACGCATCCACTATGTCATTACACGCGGAGGACTTGCCCCTAATGTTGTCCCAGACTATGCAGAGGTCTATTACTACGTCCGCCATCCCTTCGCTCAAACTCTCGAAGAGATCTTTCCACGAGTGGTTCAAGCAGCAGAGGGCGCGGCCCTGGGAACAGGTACAACCATGGATTATGAGATTATCCATGGTTTGCACAGTGTGTTACCTAACGACGTATTATCTCATGCAATTCTAGCCAATATGAAGTCTGTTGGAGGGGTGACGTATGATGCAGAGGAGCAGCAGTTTGCCGAAGAAATCCGGAAAACTTTAGATGCCACCTCAATTCCTTTAGGCTCAGAGGCTACAATCCAACCGTTTGCACCGAGGACGACCAAGGGGTCTACAGATGTTGGAGACGTAAGCTATATGGCACCAACGGCAGGTTTCAATACAGCCACTTGGGTTCCTGGAACTGCCGCTCATAGCTGGCAAGCTGTTGCTGCAGGGGGGATGAGTATTGGGAAGAAGGGGCTTGTACTGGCCTCAAAGGTTTTAGCGATGACTGCGATAGATCTCGTATTGGATGAGGAATTGTTGCTTGCGGCAAGGGAAGAGTTTTATCAAAGAAGAGGTTCAGACTTTGAATATCGACCTCTACTTGGGGATAGGGCCCCACCGTTGGATTATCGAAAATAGCTTTCAACGAGGGCGTGATCCCAGCACGATCACGATGGGGCCTCAGCACTAGGTGATGAGCGCTTCTGTAACTTACCACCTCCACCGCCTAGAATCCACCTGCACGCCGGCAGGATCGGCACAAACGGCAACTCGATACATCCGGGGTATCTTCACGGAATTGGAGAGACGTGGCGGGACCATTGAAATCATCTCATCGTCCACGGCCCAAATAATCCTAAAAGTTTTAGGAAACTTGGGGAAGGCAAGAGCTGCAAGGTTAAACATCAATTTGGGGCCATAGCAAATGGCCAGCTCTGACGTGGAAACCTACCGACAGAGGAGCGAATTCGGAGATGGTTTTGCTCGGGAACCTTGGACGGTACAAGGGCCCAATGTCATTTCTTGCATCCCAATAGATTTTGAGTAGTGAGGAGTAGACATGCAACATACATAACCATAACAAAACAAAATCTGATGCAAAAGCTACGGGTGTTCTTTATCGGAATCGTGTCAATTATGATAGGATTCCAGTCAGTAACCGCCCAGGATTTGGGCCGCATTGAGGGTACCGTTTACGTGACCGATGGCACGACAGTCGTCACCGATGCCACGATCACATTAGTTGGGTTGAATTACTCTCAGCGGGTCAATGAATCTGGGCAGTTCGCATTTGAAGAAGTCCCAGCGGGATCGGTTCTTTTGCGTGTTGAAAGCCCGATCTGGGGTCGAAATTCAAAAACCGTTACAGTTGTTGCTGGAGAAACTTCCGAAGTGGACATTGAGGTTCTATTGCATGTGCGTCTTGAGGAGATGGTTGTTTCTGCAGGGCCCATAGCTCTTCCTCGCTCACAGTTGGTAAATCCGGTAAATGTCTTAACAAGAGACGATCTCCTTGAAGCAGGTGGAATCAGTTTGGGAGAATCTTTGAAAAGTCAGGCGGGGATGGCATCAACGTATTTCGGCCCCGGAGCTAGTCGCCCGATAATTGGTGGAGTTGCGGCGAGCAGGGTAAAAATTCTTCGGCATGGTTTAGATGTCGGTGATGTAAGTGATCAAAGCGAAGATCATGCCGTAGGTGTAGATGCGTTTGATGCCGAGCGAATTGAAATTATTCGTGGTCCGGCAGCACTCCTGTACGGAAGTAATATCACCGGCGGGGTAGTGAATGTTCTTGATGGACATATTCCCAATGAGATGCCGGTGAACCGGATTGAGGGGATGGTT
Protein-coding sequences here:
- a CDS encoding carbon-nitrogen hydrolase family protein codes for the protein MEIGSDSLTLALVSEVFSTEDELVSSLKAARSQGADLAVLPELPLNEWSPATKKARLEDAESSGGWREIIQCNAARRAEIAVLGGLIRVTRDGRRINLALLISAQGAIIDSSAKHVLPDEEGFWECDHYEPVADPPQVIEFMGAKVGIQICSDANRPTAAQLLAAQGAHVILAPRATSISSWKRWRLAYRAMALTASAWVVSVCRPRPEFGVEMGGPSLVVDPMGEVVLETTERIATVVLDRRAVEDARQSYPGYLAWPAKTYMTGWENILRSQQK
- a CDS encoding SDR family oxidoreductase — translated: MQLQGKTFIVTGSAGGIGRSIARACIQDGAQILLVDRNEAGLHETQSMLGQRSKVHVDDLLDPESASRIVKSAIDHYGDLHGIVNNAALLTRSTIESTTPELFDRVVNVNAKAPLLLIKAGLKYLAKSKGSVVNIGSINAHCGEQPLLAYSMSKGALMTMTRNLGDSLHVQYGVRVNQVNPGWVLTEHEYQIKMDDGLPEDWPSRLPHDIAPSGGLVSPETIAAAVVFWLSDQSRPVSGSVIDMEQYPVIGRYPVKEVT
- a CDS encoding amidohydrolase; amino-acid sequence: MKIRFLLFAFTLMFFPGILVAQKAKITQELDARADEYFDVAHQIWGWAELGYQEEKSSALLQQVLANEGFSVESGIVGIPTAFVAEYGSGTPVIAILAEFDALPGLSQKATPVREPLVSDGSGHACGHHLFGAASVGAAVAVKDWLAASGQSGTIRLYGTPAEEGGAGKVYLVREGLFNDVDAVLHWHPSDRNDASPATTLANRSAKFRFYGRSTHAAGAPERGRSALDGVEAMNMMTNLLREHVPQETRIHYVITRGGLAPNVVPDYAEVYYYVRHPFAQTLEEIFPRVVQAAEGAALGTGTTMDYEIIHGLHSVLPNDVLSHAILANMKSVGGVTYDAEEQQFAEEIRKTLDATSIPLGSEATIQPFAPRTTKGSTDVGDVSYMAPTAGFNTATWVPGTAAHSWQAVAAGGMSIGKKGLVLASKVLAMTAIDLVLDEELLLAAREEFYQRRGSDFEYRPLLGDRAPPLDYRK
- a CDS encoding PIG-L family deacetylase, which translates into the protein MTLHTSVAAQEPLRIIAFGGHPDDCEVRAAGVASMWAAMGHKVKFVSVTNGDIGHYAMAGGPLALTRKAEIEDCQEILGIEESIMLDNHDGELMPTLENRKTIARLIRDWQADIVLGPRSNDYHPDHRYTAILVQDAAFMVTVPFFTPTVPRVEKNPVFLYYHDRFQRPYPFEPDIAVDIGPVGDQKYGCMAALRSQFSDWNAWLAGYHDEVPEDEEARKAWIRERFQARDAHVADTYRDLLIQYYGEERGNAIEFAEAFEISEYGSQPTPEQLRALFPFFDE